One window of Roseisolibacter agri genomic DNA carries:
- a CDS encoding protein kinase domain-containing protein, producing MERSGRCPRCNTPTTAGLRYCPTCGLRLGAPDPGAGPASTADPFLARVRAALLNEYDVAREIGRGGMAAVFLAQDLRLPRRVALKVMLPELAYSPVMPQRFVGEARTAAMLDHPNIVPVFHAGEQDGLRYFAMRYIDGCSLERLQRARGPLPVTLACHLIAEIAAALDYAHSHGVVHRDVKPANVMIDRRFGRAIVTDFGIARVADGHRLTGTGLAIGTPEYMSPEQYASEDVTGASDQYALGCVAFQLLTGRPPFVGSQAEVLMAHVRQAPPSLRAMRPDVPPLVETLVMRMLAKAPADRWPSLGELGARFTEHVGSAALALPAQLIALLPEPTAEEKLEQTPVSPAAGLSRPAPSLAAPVEPVAAPAAPAEPPAAPAAPAAPAPVTPPEPITTSTTRDRPALRDTAFTPGVAAPGVAAPPADETWEEVPARSATFAGYRPVAPAEPEPVEPPRSGGRGRWLVAGGALAAIVATVALIAGDNEAVESSQTGEVAVVPPVDSARPPRPDSSDTPRRDSLLGSDSTGPRADSTPPDPATVRQVVIAPSQRARLTLPAGDSLPLTARLVDGNRNAVSFPGIVRWSSNDPTVARVSVTGVLQAVSPGRARITASIGEARTSVNAFVTAPPPPPTTVVTETKQVEARPSLPSDEDTRREAEGLAAAMRERRVDELRALFDAVPDAPSAGRLLERLARERDLRVDASPSGAPELAGPRATVPIRVRLSWKRGGVSKLMGRDEATAHLSAQLERAGNNWRVVALRLTSPFKG from the coding sequence ATGGAGCGGAGCGGTCGCTGTCCGCGCTGCAACACACCGACGACGGCCGGCCTGCGGTACTGCCCCACGTGCGGGCTGCGGCTGGGCGCGCCCGATCCGGGCGCGGGCCCGGCCTCCACGGCGGACCCGTTCCTGGCGCGCGTCCGCGCCGCGCTGCTGAACGAGTACGACGTCGCGCGCGAGATCGGCCGCGGCGGCATGGCGGCGGTGTTCCTCGCGCAGGACCTGCGGCTCCCGCGTCGGGTCGCGCTCAAGGTCATGCTCCCCGAGCTGGCCTACTCGCCCGTGATGCCGCAGCGCTTCGTCGGCGAGGCGCGCACGGCCGCGATGCTCGACCACCCGAACATCGTCCCCGTCTTCCACGCGGGCGAGCAGGACGGGCTGCGCTACTTCGCGATGCGCTACATCGACGGCTGCTCGCTGGAGCGGCTGCAGCGCGCGCGCGGCCCGCTCCCGGTGACGCTCGCCTGCCACCTGATCGCGGAGATCGCCGCGGCGCTGGACTACGCGCACTCGCACGGCGTGGTGCACCGCGACGTGAAGCCGGCGAACGTGATGATCGACCGGCGCTTCGGGCGCGCGATCGTGACCGACTTCGGCATCGCGCGCGTCGCCGACGGCCATCGGCTCACCGGCACCGGGCTCGCCATCGGCACGCCCGAGTACATGAGCCCGGAGCAGTACGCGAGCGAGGACGTCACCGGCGCCTCCGACCAGTACGCGCTCGGCTGCGTCGCCTTCCAGCTGCTCACGGGCCGGCCGCCCTTCGTCGGGTCGCAGGCCGAGGTGCTGATGGCGCACGTGCGCCAGGCGCCGCCGTCGCTGCGCGCGATGCGGCCCGACGTCCCGCCGCTCGTCGAGACGCTGGTGATGCGCATGCTCGCCAAGGCGCCGGCCGACCGGTGGCCGTCGCTCGGCGAGCTCGGAGCGCGCTTCACCGAGCACGTCGGCTCGGCCGCGCTCGCGCTGCCGGCGCAGCTGATCGCGCTCCTCCCCGAGCCGACCGCCGAGGAGAAGCTGGAGCAGACGCCCGTGAGCCCGGCGGCGGGGCTCTCGCGCCCGGCGCCGTCGCTCGCCGCGCCGGTCGAGCCGGTCGCCGCGCCCGCCGCGCCCGCCGAGCCGCCCGCGGCGCCCGCGGCGCCCGCGGCGCCCGCGCCCGTGACGCCGCCCGAGCCGATCACCACGTCGACGACCCGCGATCGCCCCGCGCTGCGCGACACGGCCTTCACGCCAGGCGTCGCCGCTCCGGGCGTCGCCGCGCCTCCCGCCGACGAGACGTGGGAGGAGGTGCCCGCCCGCTCGGCGACGTTCGCGGGCTACCGGCCGGTGGCGCCCGCGGAGCCCGAGCCGGTCGAGCCGCCGCGCAGCGGCGGACGCGGACGCTGGCTGGTGGCGGGCGGCGCGCTCGCGGCCATCGTCGCGACGGTCGCGCTGATCGCCGGGGACAATGAAGCGGTGGAATCTTCGCAGACCGGCGAGGTCGCGGTGGTGCCGCCGGTCGACTCCGCGAGGCCACCGCGTCCGGACAGCTCGGACACACCGCGGCGGGATTCCCTCCTGGGTTCCGACAGCACCGGCCCGCGAGCCGACTCCACGCCGCCCGATCCCGCGACGGTGCGCCAGGTCGTGATCGCGCCGTCGCAGCGCGCGCGCCTGACGCTCCCCGCCGGTGACTCGCTGCCGCTGACCGCGCGTCTCGTCGACGGCAACCGCAACGCGGTCTCGTTCCCCGGGATCGTGCGCTGGTCGTCGAACGATCCGACGGTCGCCCGCGTCTCGGTCACCGGCGTCCTGCAGGCCGTCTCACCGGGCCGCGCCCGGATCACCGCCAGCATCGGCGAGGCACGTACGTCGGTGAACGCGTTCGTCACGGCCCCACCGCCTCCGCCGACCACGGTCGTCACCGAGACCAAGCAGGTCGAGGCGCGCCCCTCGCTTCCGTCGGACGAGGACACGCGGCGCGAGGCCGAGGGGCTGGCCGCCGCGATGCGCGAGCGACGCGTGGACGAGCTGCGCGCGCTCTTCGACGCCGTGCCGGATGCGCCCAGTGCGGGACGCCTGCTGGAGCGCCTCGCACGCGAGCGCGACCTGCGCGTCGATGCGTCCCCGAGCGGCGCTCCGGAACTCGCCGGCCCCCGGGCGACCGTTCCGATCCGCGTGCGCCTGTCGTGGAAGCGCGGCGGCGTCTCCAAGCTGATGGGCCGGGACGAGGCGACCGCGCATCTGAGCGCGCAGCTCGAGCGTGCCGGCAACAACTGGCGCGTCGTCGCGCTACGCCTCACGTCTCCGTTCAAGGGCTGA
- a CDS encoding GAF domain-containing sensor histidine kinase, translating into MDWQIPAVARTELAAAGLQAAITIALALLCLWLHRRHGKPYFAWFAAAWGLYALRLAAIGSFLVTRRWSFLYAHQVITGLTALALLWAALVFSRQLAWRWRYLLVALFPTVWSLLAIYELDSFMLAAAPMVAFLAAATMWSGWTFWQYHRKVGSTGARVLAIAFVLWGLHHLDYPLLRARGAWTPWGYYLDIAFVLAVGLGIVLLVLDDLRRGLGALSALSGDLQRSPREHDVLDALLARPLQLPAVRGTAFFTTLAGTNGASDETVCVRGAGACAAWAGTHPDGELAARLAEVRATGRPQVAQGVGGLPYVAALPVLTGGAPTGALVLAGDARDPFTALDESFLHALGQQVGAALHSAALYRALEARTTELERLSLRMVRQHEEERRRLSRELHDETAQVFTAVKMQLGMLREGVDGAQRQRFDRVLALIDTGIGSIRSVTNDLRPSLLDDLGLLPALRSLGAEFSERTGIAVSLALPSAPLPRLPEDADLALFRAMQEGLSNVARHARARTVRVQLAPDAGGLRLTVTDDGGGLPAPADPARWEREGHMGLVGMRERIGALGGSVVLENVSGGAALTIRLPAESDKADDGTAEDDAAEDGRA; encoded by the coding sequence ATGGACTGGCAGATCCCCGCCGTCGCGCGCACCGAGCTGGCCGCCGCCGGGCTGCAGGCCGCGATCACGATCGCGCTCGCGCTCCTGTGCCTCTGGCTGCACCGGCGGCACGGCAAGCCGTACTTCGCCTGGTTCGCCGCCGCGTGGGGGCTCTACGCGCTGCGGCTCGCGGCCATCGGCAGCTTCCTGGTGACGCGGCGCTGGAGCTTCCTCTACGCGCACCAGGTCATCACCGGGCTCACCGCGCTCGCGCTGCTGTGGGCCGCGCTCGTGTTCTCGCGGCAGCTGGCGTGGCGGTGGCGCTACCTGCTGGTGGCGCTCTTTCCCACCGTGTGGTCGCTGCTCGCGATCTACGAGCTCGACTCGTTCATGCTCGCGGCCGCGCCGATGGTGGCGTTCCTCGCCGCCGCGACGATGTGGAGCGGGTGGACGTTCTGGCAGTACCACCGCAAGGTCGGCTCGACGGGCGCGCGCGTGCTCGCGATCGCGTTCGTCCTGTGGGGCCTGCACCACCTGGACTATCCGCTGCTGCGCGCGCGCGGCGCGTGGACGCCGTGGGGCTACTACCTCGACATCGCGTTCGTGCTCGCGGTGGGACTCGGCATCGTGCTGCTGGTGCTCGACGACCTGCGGCGCGGGCTCGGCGCGCTGAGCGCGCTGTCGGGCGACCTGCAGCGCTCCCCGCGCGAGCACGACGTGCTGGACGCGCTGCTCGCGCGCCCGCTGCAGCTGCCCGCGGTGCGCGGCACGGCGTTCTTCACCACGCTCGCCGGCACGAACGGCGCGTCCGACGAGACGGTCTGCGTGCGCGGCGCGGGCGCCTGCGCCGCGTGGGCGGGCACGCACCCCGACGGCGAGCTGGCCGCGCGGCTGGCCGAGGTGCGCGCGACCGGCCGGCCGCAGGTGGCGCAGGGCGTGGGCGGGCTGCCGTACGTGGCCGCGCTCCCGGTGCTCACGGGCGGCGCGCCGACGGGCGCGCTCGTGCTGGCGGGCGACGCGCGCGACCCCTTCACCGCGCTCGACGAGAGCTTCCTCCACGCGCTCGGCCAGCAGGTGGGCGCGGCGCTGCACTCGGCCGCGCTGTACCGCGCGCTGGAGGCGCGCACCACGGAGCTGGAGCGCCTGTCGCTGCGCATGGTCCGCCAGCACGAGGAGGAGCGCCGCCGCCTGTCGCGCGAGCTGCACGACGAGACCGCGCAGGTCTTCACCGCGGTGAAGATGCAGCTCGGCATGCTGCGCGAGGGGGTGGACGGCGCGCAGCGCCAGCGCTTCGACCGCGTGCTCGCGCTCATCGACACGGGGATCGGCAGCATCCGCAGCGTCACCAACGACCTGCGCCCGTCGCTGCTCGACGACCTGGGGCTGCTGCCCGCGCTGCGCTCGCTCGGCGCGGAGTTCAGCGAGCGGACGGGGATCGCGGTGTCGCTCGCGCTGCCATCGGCACCCCTCCCGCGCCTGCCCGAGGACGCGGACCTCGCGCTCTTCCGCGCGATGCAGGAGGGGCTGTCGAACGTCGCGCGCCACGCCCGCGCGCGCACGGTGCGCGTGCAGCTCGCGCCGGACGCCGGCGGCCTGCGCCTCACCGTGACCGACGACGGCGGCGGCCTCCCCGCCCCCGCGGACCCGGCGCGCTGGGAGCGCGAGGGCCACATGGGGCTGGTCGGCATGCGGGAGCGCATCGGCGCGCTGGGCGGGTCGGTGGTGCTGGAGAACGTGAGTGGGGGCGCGGCGCTGACGATCCGACTGCCGGCAGAAAGCGACAAGGCGGACGACGGAACCGCGGAGGACGATGCAGCGGAGGACGGAAGGGCGTGA
- a CDS encoding response regulator, which yields MTSPIRVLVCDDHAVVREGIRHVLEAEPGVTVVAEAGNAAQALALAVEHRPDVIVLDVSMPGESGLRAAPRLREAAPESRILIMSMHDNAEYVREGVRAGASGYLLKDSAAAELRMAVRAVHAGGSYFSTPAAQGLTGTGTTAGDGRDGPDEGTAPPIDVLTARERDVLEGIARGLTNKEIAAELGISHRTVETHRESLMRKLGIRTVAGLTRYVMDVGGVRRDA from the coding sequence ATGACTTCGCCCATCCGCGTCCTCGTCTGCGACGACCACGCCGTCGTCCGCGAGGGCATCCGCCACGTGCTGGAGGCCGAGCCGGGGGTGACGGTGGTGGCCGAGGCGGGGAACGCGGCGCAGGCGCTGGCGCTGGCGGTCGAGCACCGGCCGGACGTCATCGTGCTCGACGTCTCGATGCCCGGCGAGAGCGGGCTGCGCGCGGCGCCGCGCCTGCGCGAGGCCGCGCCCGAGTCGCGCATCCTGATCATGAGCATGCACGACAACGCCGAGTACGTGCGCGAGGGCGTGCGGGCGGGGGCGAGCGGCTACCTGCTGAAGGACAGCGCGGCGGCCGAGCTGCGCATGGCGGTGCGCGCGGTGCACGCGGGCGGGTCGTACTTCAGCACGCCCGCGGCGCAGGGGCTCACCGGCACCGGGACGACGGCGGGCGACGGCCGCGACGGACCGGACGAGGGCACGGCCCCGCCGATCGACGTGCTGACGGCGCGCGAGCGCGACGTGCTGGAGGGGATCGCGCGCGGGCTCACGAACAAGGAGATCGCCGCCGAGCTGGGGATCAGCCACCGCACGGTCGAGACGCACCGCGAGAGCCTGATGCGCAAGCTGGGCATCCGCACGGTGGCGGGGCTGACGCGCTACGTGATGGACGTCGGAGGCGTGCGGCGGGACGCCTGA
- a CDS encoding serine/threonine-protein kinase → MTEPLAPGALRAHLDRALGEQYVIEHELGGAGMSRVFVARELALGRSVVLKVLPPELAAGLNVERFRREIQLAAGLQHPHVVPVLSAGSAGGVPYYTMPLVEGESLRDRLAREGALPIGVAVRVLHDVADALAHAHGRGIVHRDVKPDNVLLSGLHALVTDFGVAKALRTAFATPGAGGLDPDATGAGLAIGTPAYMAPEQAAADPMVDHRADIYAFGVLAYETLAGVPPFRGKAPAEILTAHLAEAPAPLQEHRPDVPPALAALVMRCLAKRPEERPEDATLVRDGLAAVATPVATTPGAGLPGVDGATSWEGAAVPRRRARRTALLSAGVGLVAVLAAAAGLFWKRDAPLDERVVAVAPFRVTGSDPSLRYLREGMLDLLSGMLTGEGGPRSADPRAVLSAWRRAAGREDADLPRDRALEVAERLGAGRLLLGDIAGAPGGRLVLTATMLAVRDGRGRAPVRVEGSADSLPQLVERLAVAVLSGDAPGADRASPIMTSSLPALRAYLNAKWLYRRSRYRESATEFDRALTFDSTFAQAGLGMATAAQWFGQPDQEYRGLQAAWRQRARLSPIDRAALDAAGGPRFPVFPTYRELLTAKQRYASVAPDRPDAVFQAGDAMFHFGALVGEPDAHARAAAQFRRVLALDSTYLPALEHLLLIAARAGDTATVRHAGRLFLQTDSTAEGADGVRWRMAVALNDTAELTRLERRAPTMHPLSTHLIDEISLLDGVDLERAARIVATNVEATRAERSTADRLAFATMAHDFALARGQPARAAAMLEAMREAGHPPHLVDVGYVLDALFGDGDTTAAQTALRALAPLAYGPEPTTLPRRYHQESALCASELWRVARGDTRTVAQSVARLRSPYRGPSPMPQGAETPTRPARACAVLLEATVAARAAQAAAQGAAQGAAIPPGTLQAAERLDSLLKLGEAGLVQQAGPLVLARLRETIGDERAALTALRRRSYLYGRQPYLAAILREEARLALRVGDRPGAVRAARHYAALRAGAEPALKDDARRAAIDLSRLEGPGDID, encoded by the coding sequence GTGACCGAGCCGCTCGCTCCTGGCGCCCTGCGCGCCCACCTGGACCGTGCGCTGGGCGAGCAGTACGTCATCGAGCACGAGCTCGGGGGCGCCGGCATGTCGCGCGTCTTCGTGGCGCGCGAGCTGGCGCTCGGGCGCTCGGTCGTGCTCAAGGTGCTGCCGCCGGAGCTGGCCGCCGGGCTGAACGTCGAGCGCTTCCGTCGCGAGATCCAGCTGGCCGCGGGGCTGCAGCACCCGCACGTGGTGCCCGTCCTGAGCGCGGGGTCGGCGGGCGGGGTGCCGTACTACACGATGCCGCTGGTCGAGGGCGAGTCGCTGCGGGACCGGCTGGCGCGCGAGGGGGCGCTGCCCATCGGCGTGGCGGTGCGCGTGCTGCACGACGTGGCCGACGCGCTGGCGCACGCGCACGGGCGCGGGATCGTGCACCGCGACGTGAAGCCCGACAACGTCCTGCTGAGCGGGCTGCACGCGCTGGTGACCGACTTCGGCGTCGCCAAGGCGCTGCGCACCGCGTTCGCGACGCCGGGCGCCGGCGGCCTCGATCCCGACGCGACGGGCGCGGGGCTCGCGATCGGGACGCCGGCGTACATGGCGCCCGAGCAGGCCGCGGCCGACCCGATGGTGGACCACCGCGCCGACATCTACGCGTTCGGCGTGCTGGCCTACGAGACGCTGGCCGGCGTGCCGCCCTTCCGCGGGAAGGCGCCGGCGGAGATCCTCACCGCGCACCTGGCCGAGGCGCCGGCGCCGCTGCAGGAGCACCGCCCGGACGTGCCGCCGGCGCTCGCCGCGCTGGTGATGCGGTGCCTCGCCAAGCGCCCCGAGGAGCGCCCCGAGGACGCGACGCTGGTGCGCGACGGGCTGGCCGCGGTCGCGACGCCGGTCGCCACCACGCCGGGCGCCGGGCTGCCCGGCGTCGATGGTGCCACGTCGTGGGAGGGCGCCGCGGTCCCGCGCCGCCGCGCGCGCCGCACCGCGCTGCTGTCGGCGGGCGTCGGCCTCGTCGCCGTGCTGGCGGCCGCCGCGGGGCTGTTCTGGAAGCGCGACGCGCCGCTGGACGAGCGCGTGGTCGCCGTCGCGCCGTTCCGCGTGACGGGGAGCGATCCGTCGCTGCGCTACCTGCGCGAGGGGATGCTCGACCTGCTGTCCGGGATGCTGACGGGCGAGGGCGGCCCGCGCTCGGCCGATCCGCGCGCGGTGCTGAGCGCGTGGCGCCGCGCCGCCGGCCGCGAGGATGCCGACCTGCCGCGGGATCGCGCGCTGGAGGTCGCGGAGCGGCTCGGCGCGGGACGGCTGCTGCTGGGCGACATCGCGGGCGCGCCGGGTGGGCGGCTCGTGCTCACCGCGACGATGCTCGCCGTGCGCGACGGCCGCGGGCGCGCGCCCGTGCGCGTCGAGGGCTCGGCCGACTCGCTGCCGCAGCTCGTCGAGCGGCTGGCGGTGGCGGTGCTGTCGGGCGACGCGCCCGGCGCCGACCGCGCGAGCCCGATCATGACGTCGTCGCTGCCGGCGCTGCGCGCGTACCTGAACGCCAAGTGGCTGTACCGCCGCTCGCGCTACCGCGAGAGCGCGACGGAGTTCGACCGCGCGCTCACGTTCGACTCGACGTTCGCGCAGGCGGGGCTGGGGATGGCCACCGCGGCGCAGTGGTTCGGGCAGCCCGACCAGGAGTACCGCGGGCTGCAGGCGGCGTGGCGCCAGCGCGCGCGGCTGTCGCCGATCGACCGCGCCGCGCTCGACGCCGCGGGCGGCCCGCGCTTCCCGGTGTTCCCGACGTACCGCGAGCTGCTGACCGCCAAGCAGCGCTACGCGAGCGTGGCGCCCGACCGCCCCGACGCGGTCTTCCAGGCGGGCGACGCGATGTTCCACTTCGGCGCGCTGGTGGGCGAGCCGGACGCGCACGCGCGCGCGGCGGCGCAGTTCCGGCGCGTGCTGGCGCTCGACTCGACGTACCTGCCGGCGCTGGAGCACCTGCTGCTGATCGCGGCGCGTGCGGGCGACACGGCGACGGTGCGGCACGCGGGCCGGCTCTTCCTGCAGACCGACTCGACGGCGGAGGGCGCGGACGGCGTGCGGTGGCGCATGGCCGTCGCGCTCAACGATACCGCGGAGCTGACGCGGCTGGAGCGGCGCGCGCCGACGATGCATCCGCTCAGCACGCACCTGATCGACGAGATCAGCCTGCTCGACGGCGTGGACCTGGAGCGCGCGGCGCGCATCGTCGCCACCAACGTCGAGGCGACGCGCGCGGAGCGCAGCACGGCCGACCGCCTGGCCTTCGCGACGATGGCGCACGACTTCGCGCTCGCGCGCGGCCAGCCGGCGCGCGCCGCGGCGATGCTGGAGGCGATGCGCGAGGCGGGGCACCCGCCGCACCTGGTGGACGTGGGCTACGTGCTCGACGCGCTGTTCGGCGACGGCGACACGACCGCCGCGCAGACGGCGCTGCGCGCGCTGGCGCCGCTCGCCTACGGCCCCGAGCCGACGACGCTGCCGCGGCGCTACCACCAGGAGTCGGCGCTGTGCGCGTCGGAGCTGTGGCGCGTGGCGCGCGGCGACACGCGCACGGTGGCGCAGAGCGTCGCGCGCCTGCGCTCCCCGTACAGGGGCCCGTCGCCCATGCCGCAGGGCGCCGAGACGCCGACGCGCCCCGCGCGCGCGTGCGCGGTGCTGCTGGAGGCGACGGTGGCCGCGCGCGCCGCGCAGGCCGCCGCACAGGGCGCGGCGCAGGGCGCGGCGATCCCGCCCGGCACGCTGCAGGCCGCCGAGCGCCTGGACTCGCTGCTCAAGCTCGGCGAGGCGGGGCTGGTGCAGCAGGCGGGCCCGCTGGTGCTGGCGCGGCTGCGCGAGACGATCGGCGACGAGCGCGCGGCGCTGACCGCGCTGCGGCGCCGCTCGTACCTCTACGGCCGCCAGCCGTACCTCGCGGCGATCCTGCGCGAGGAGGCGCGGCTCGCGCTGCGCGTGGGCGACCGTCCGGGGGCGGTGCGGGCGGCGCGGCACTATGCGGCCTTGCGCGCCGGCGCCGAACCCGCGCTGAAGGACGACGCGCGCCGCGCGGCGATCGATCTGTCGCGGCTCGAGGGGCCGGGCGACATCGATTGA
- a CDS encoding sensor histidine kinase, translating to MPAPRVERRGRLVVRHDRRVLLLALLAGAPAVAATAWLAPRAGLAPLARGWLVGIAVFVWIVAALVARLQVVRPLQTLANVLAALREGDFSFRARAARPDDALGLALHEANLLTAVLREERLRALESAALLRRVMAEIDVAVFAFDEALRLRLVNRQGERLLARPAERLIGETADALGVADLLRDVERALPGVLPAPRVLSASFPGGTGRWEVRRGEFRQGGRPHALLLVTDLSETLRAEERQAWQRLVRVLSHEINNSLAPIKTIAGSLLRRVRSARERALRAAPAVPALPGDASTAHPPTASGVLAAYGSADDDFAHGLGVIAERAESLGRFIGAYARLTRLPAPSKRAVDVDHWVRRVATLESRVPLTVVGGPAVVVPADADQLDQLLINLLRNAADAATETHGGVTVWWDAPRGALRLFVDDEGPGLAETSNLFVPFYSTKPEGSGIGLALCRQIVEGHGGTITLENRPDARGARATVTLPR from the coding sequence GTGCCCGCGCCGCGCGTCGAGCGTAGGGGGCGCCTGGTCGTGCGCCACGACCGCCGCGTCCTCCTCCTCGCGCTGCTGGCGGGGGCGCCGGCGGTCGCGGCGACCGCGTGGCTGGCGCCGCGCGCCGGTCTCGCGCCGCTCGCGCGCGGCTGGCTCGTGGGGATCGCGGTGTTCGTGTGGATCGTCGCCGCGCTGGTGGCGCGCCTGCAGGTGGTGCGGCCGCTGCAGACGCTGGCCAACGTGCTGGCGGCGCTGCGCGAGGGCGACTTCTCCTTCCGCGCCCGCGCCGCGCGCCCCGACGACGCGCTGGGCCTCGCGCTGCACGAGGCCAACCTGCTCACCGCGGTGCTGCGCGAGGAGCGCCTGCGCGCGCTGGAGAGCGCCGCGCTGCTGCGCCGCGTGATGGCGGAGATCGACGTCGCGGTGTTCGCGTTCGACGAGGCGCTGCGGCTGCGCCTCGTGAACCGGCAGGGCGAACGCCTGCTCGCGCGGCCCGCGGAGCGGCTCATCGGCGAGACGGCCGACGCGCTGGGCGTCGCGGACCTGCTGCGCGACGTCGAGCGCGCGCTCCCCGGCGTGCTGCCCGCGCCGCGCGTGCTGTCGGCCAGCTTCCCCGGCGGCACCGGGCGCTGGGAGGTGCGGCGCGGCGAGTTCCGGCAGGGCGGGCGCCCGCACGCGCTGCTGCTGGTGACGGACCTGAGCGAGACGCTGCGCGCCGAGGAGCGCCAGGCGTGGCAGCGGCTGGTGCGCGTGCTGAGCCACGAGATCAACAACTCGCTGGCGCCCATCAAGACGATCGCGGGCAGCCTGCTGCGCCGCGTGCGCAGCGCGCGCGAGCGGGCGCTGCGCGCGGCGCCCGCCGTGCCCGCGCTCCCGGGCGACGCGAGCACCGCGCATCCACCCACGGCCTCGGGCGTCCTGGCCGCCTACGGCAGCGCCGACGACGACTTCGCGCACGGACTCGGCGTCATCGCCGAGCGGGCCGAGTCGCTGGGGCGGTTCATCGGCGCGTACGCGCGGCTGACGCGGCTGCCCGCGCCGTCGAAGCGCGCGGTGGACGTGGACCACTGGGTGCGCCGCGTGGCGACGCTGGAGTCGCGCGTGCCGCTGACGGTCGTGGGCGGGCCCGCGGTCGTCGTGCCGGCCGACGCCGACCAGCTGGACCAGCTGCTCATCAACCTGCTGCGCAACGCGGCCGACGCCGCGACGGAGACGCACGGCGGCGTGACGGTGTGGTGGGACGCGCCGCGCGGCGCGCTGCGCCTGTTCGTGGACGACGAGGGGCCGGGGCTGGCGGAGACGTCGAACCTGTTCGTGCCGTTCTACAGCACCAAGCCCGAGGGAAGTGGCATCGGCCTCGCGCTCTGCCGACAGATCGTCGAGGGGCACGGGGGGACGATCACGCTCGAGAACCGCCCCGATGCGCGCGGCGCACGGGCCACGGTGACGTTGCCGCGTTGA